A region of the Bryobacteraceae bacterium genome:
CCGCCCCGCCCGCCTCCAGCGTGTCCACCAGGTGCATCACCGGCGCTGTCCGCCCCGTCATGCTCAACCCGCCTCCACGGGCTCTTTCACCGCCACTCCCAATCGCTCCCGAAGCACGCGCACGATCTCCGCCCTCACGCCTTCAATCGAGTACTGCAAACCGAACTCCCGGCATCGCCGCTGCCTCGCCCGCCGCTCCTCCTCCGGCTCATCCATCAGCCGCGCCACCGCCCGCGCCAGCCCTTCAGGATCATTCGGACTCACGGTCTCCCCGCGCCCCTCGCCCAGCATCCAGTCCGTCAGCCCGCCCCTCGTCGCCACGCAGGGGACCCCGAACGCCATCGCCTCCACCAGCACCTTCGGCCAGCCTTCGGAAAGCGATGGCAGCACCAGTAGATCCGCCTGCTCGTACATCCCTAGCAGCCGCTCAAACCCCATCCCGCCGTGGAAGCGCACCGCCCCGTCCAGGCCCTGCCGCAGCACAAGCTCCTCCAGCCGCTGCCGCTCCGGCCCCTCGCCAATCACGTCCAGCCGCACCGCGCGGCCATGGCCCCGGAGCGCCCCCGCCGCCCGGATCGCCGCTTCCGCCCCCTTGGCCGCCGTCAGCCGCCCCACAAACAGCACCCGCCAGGGCGCCCCGGCCTCCCGGCGCCGGCAGGCGCGC
Encoded here:
- a CDS encoding glycosyl transferase — translated: MRLVIVSHVAHWRREGRLWAYGPYAAEIDQWAALFDEVVIVAPEGRGAWPGDLRPLRAGNVRLAGLEERGGAGVRRKLRLLAALPVWMRVLWREMRQAEVVQVRCPGNVGLAGAVLAPLAGRPHVAKYAGRWGAYGGEPWSFAFQRWLLGSWWWRRGVVLAYIPPEEARGPVAPMFNSAMGQADLERARRACRRREAGAPWRVLFVGRLTAAKGAEAAIRAAGALRGHGRAVRLDVIGEGPERQRLEELVLRQGLDGAVRFHGGMGFERLLGMYEQADLLVLPSLSEGWPKVLVEAMAFGVPCVATRGGLTDWMLGEGRGETVSPNDPEGLARAVARLMDEPEEERRARQRRCREFGLQYSIEGVRAEIVRVLRERLGVAVKEPVEAG